One part of the Lycium ferocissimum isolate CSIRO_LF1 chromosome 8, AGI_CSIRO_Lferr_CH_V1, whole genome shotgun sequence genome encodes these proteins:
- the LOC132067119 gene encoding E3 ubiquitin-protein ligase ORTHRUS 2-like, giving the protein MGDLPCDGDGVCMVCKTKPSENESLICKTCITPWHVNCLSSSPDSMADAVNWCCPDCCMDHSVKPNAAGSSNGDLIAAVHAINSDPSLTDQEKNKRRQELLSGGLIEEVAERVNLDNNDVLKILDGSLNCSICMQLPERPVTTPCGHNFCLKCFQKWIGQRKSTCANCRTPIPAKMASQPRINSALVIAIRMARTLRSGTSSGTSKVAHFIHNQNRPDKAFTTERAKKTGKANACSGKIFVTIPGDHFGPISADNDPERNLGVLVGETWEDRFECRQWGAHFPHVAGIAGQSDYGAQSVALSGGYEDDEDHGEWFLYTGSGGRDLSGNKRTNKLQSFDQKFDKLNEALRVSCLKGYPVRVVRSHKEKRSSYAPDKGVRYDGVYRIEKCWRKAGKQGFKVCRYLFVRCDNEPAPWTSDDHGDRPRALPTIKELNGVTDMTERKGAPAWDYDEEKCCWMWKKAPPPSRKPVQSQNEDGTKVRKVRPKKLMSVKQTLLKEFSCLLCREVMDHPLTTPCAHNFCKACLEGAFAGQSFTRQRTCEGRRTLRAQKNIMKCPSCPTDISDFLQNPQINRELMNVIESLKRQIAEENAALSDDVADGGLDGNDEVLAEEAAGTESVEDDKEGAQPVNETEIKQTHKRKRSSDSLDNPDVVHNLEEVDSAIPEVAVC; this is encoded by the exons ATGGGCGACCTCCCGTGCGACGGCGATGGGGTTTGTATGGTGTGCAAAACAAAGCCATCTGAGAACGAATCTCTCATCTGTAAGACTTGTATCACTCCCTGGCATGTCAACTGTCTCTCTTCTTCTCCTGATTCCATGGCTGATGCCGTTAACTGGTGTTGTCCTGACTGCTGTATGGACCATTCTGTTAAACCGAATGCCGCTGGTTCATCTAATGGAGACTTGATCGCTGCGGTTCATGCTATAAATTCCGATCCGTCACTCACCGATCAAGAGAAGAACAAGCGGCGACAAGAGCTCTTGAGTGGAGGCCTTATAGAGGAGGTGGCGGAACGTGTCAATCTGGACAACAACGATGTTCTTAAGATTCTTGATGGCAGTTTGAACTGCTCTATCTGCATGCAACTCCCTGAGAGACCTGTTACG ACACCTTGTGGTCATAACTTTTGTTTGAAGTGCTTCCAAAAGTGGATTGGGCAGCGGAAGAGCACCTGTGCTAATTGCCGCACTCCTATTCCGGCTAAAATGGCAAGCCAGCCTCGAATTAACTCTGCTCTGGTCATTGCCATAAGAATGGCAAGAACGCTACGATCTGGTACTTCCAGCGGGACCTCAAAAGTTGCACATTTTATTCACAACCAAAATAGACCTGACAAAGCTTTCACCACTGAGCGTGCAAAAAAGACCGGGAAGGCTAATGCTTGCAGTGGGAAGATTTTTGTCACAATCCCCGGTGACCATTTTGGACCAATATCGGCAGATAATGATCCAGAGCGCAACTTGGGTGTCTTGGTTGGTGAGACTTGGGAGGATCGTTTTGAGTGTCGGCAATGGGGGGCTCATTTCCCTCATGTGGCTGGAATAGCAGGACAGTCAGATTACGGGGCCCAGTCTGTTGCACTTTCTGGAGGTTACGAGGATGATGAGGACCATGGTGAATGGTTTCTTTATACCGGAAG TGGTGGAAGAGACTTGAGTGGTAACAAGCGAACAAACAAGCTACAATCATTTGACCAGAAGTTTGATAAGCTTAATGAAGCTTTACGTGTCAGCTGTCTCAAGGGTTATCCTGTCCGAGTTGTTAG GTCCCACAAAGAGAAGCGCTCTTCATATGCACCAGACAAAGGAGTACGATACGACGGGGTCTACAGGATTGAAAAATGTTGGCGGAAAGCTGGAAAACAA GGATTCAAAGTTTGTCGATATCTTTTCGTGCGCTGTGATAATGAACCTGCTCCATGGACCAG TGATGACCATGGTGACCGTCCTAGGGCCTTGCCTACCATCAAAGAACTAAATGGTGTCACAGATATGACTGAGAGAAAAGGAGCTCCAGCCTGGGATTATGAT GAGGAAAAATGTTGCTGGATGTGGAAAAAGGCTCCTCCTCCTAGTAGGAAACCAGTTCAATCTCAAAATGAAGATGGAACAAAAGTGAGGAAAGTTAGACCAAAGAAACTTATGTCTGTAAAGCAGACGCTCTTGAAAG AGTTTAGCTGTCTTCTTTGTCGGGAAGTGATGGATCACCCGCTTACCACTCCATGTGCTCACAACTTCTGCAAGGCATGTTTGGAAGGTGCCTTTGCAGGGCAGTCTTTCACAAGACAGAGGACATGTGAAGGCAGACGTACATTACGAGCAcagaaaaatataatgaaatgcCCCTCGTGTCCAACTGATATATCTGATTTCCTCCAGAACCCCCAG ATTAATAGAGAGTTGATGAATGTGATAGAATCACTGAAGCGCCAAATAGCGGAAGAAAATGCAGCGTTAAGTGATGATGTTGCTGATGGCGGCTTGGATGGAAACGATGAGGTTCTAGCTGAAGAAGCTGCTGGAACAGAAAGTGTGGAGGATGATAAAGAAGGTGCACAGCCTGTCAATGAGACTGAAATCAAGCAGACCCACAAGAGAAAGAGATCCAGTGATTCCCTTGACAATCCTGATGTTGTGCATAATCTCGAGGAAGTTGATTCTGCCATACCTGAAGTGGCAGTTTGCTAG